A window of the Brassica napus cultivar Da-Ae chromosome A2, Da-Ae, whole genome shotgun sequence genome harbors these coding sequences:
- the LOC106426185 gene encoding zinc-finger homeodomain protein 1 yields MDFEEEINLHEEEEEDALYDSPPPLPPPSRVLKASTESPDTAGTTSTGEGGFMVVHGGSSLGGGGRFRFRECLKNQAVNIGGHAVDGCGEFMPAGIEGTIEALKCAACGCHRNFHRKESLYFHHHHAPPQQQHHPPPPGFYRLPAPVSYRPPPSQAPPLQLALPQRERSEDRMETSSAEAGGIRKRFRTKFTAEQKERMLGLAERIGWRIQRQDDEVIQRFCQETGVPRQVLKVWLHNNKHTLGKSSSPPLHHHQNPTLPPQSSSFHHERDQP; encoded by the coding sequence cctccaccCTCCCGCGTCCTCAAGGCCTCCACTGAAAGTCCTGACACCGCCGGAACAACCTCAACCGGCGAAGGAGGATTTATGGTGGTTCACGGCGGTTCTTCCCTCGGAGGGGGAGGCAGGTTTAGATTCCGTGAGTGTCTCAAGAACCAAGCGGTGAACATAGGAGGACACGCGGTGGATGGCTGTGGCGAGTTTATGCCGGCTGGAATCGAAGGTACCATCGAAGCCCTAAAATGCGCCGCTTGTGGCTGTCACCGTAACTTCCACCGCAAGGAATCACTTTacttccaccaccaccacgcGCCGCCGCAACAGCAgcatcatcctcctcctccgggATTCTACCGTCTTCCAGCTCCTGTGAGTTACCGACCACCACCGTCACAAGCTCCTCCCCTCCAGCTCGCTCTTCCTCAAAGAGAGAGGTCAGAAGATCGAATGGAGACTTCTTCAGCGGAGGCAGGAGGGATTAGGAAGAGGTTTAGAACTAAATTCACGGCAGAGCAGAAGGAGAGGATGTTAGGTTTAGCTGAGAGGATTGGATGGAGGATTCAGAGACAAGATGATGAAGTGATTCAAAGGTTTTGCCAAGAGACTGGTGTTCCGAGACAAGTTCTTAAGGTTTGGTTACATAACAACAAACACACTCTTGGTAAGTCGTCGTCGCcaccacttcatcatcatcagaatccAACTCTTCCTCCACAGTCTTCGTCGTTTCATCATGAACGAGACCAACCATGA